The Impatiens glandulifera chromosome 8, dImpGla2.1, whole genome shotgun sequence genome includes a window with the following:
- the LOC124912286 gene encoding peroxynitrite isomerase Rv2717c isoform X1, producing the protein MASGLIHPAVAHLSSLLGTWRGEGEGGFPTIGSFKYGEEIHFSHNGIKKPVIAYSQKTWKLDSGEPMHSESGFWRMKLDGSIEVVIAQSTGLVEVLKGKYNEQDKVVKLQSELVANASKVKEIIRTFKIAEDKISYNVEMATLLTCLQTHLTASLKKL; encoded by the exons ATGGCAAGCGGACTTATTCACCCCGCGGTGGCCCATCTTTCATCCTTGTTGGGAACATGGAGAGGCGAAGGAGAGGGAGGGTTTCCAACCATCGGCTCCTTCAAATACGGCGAAGAGATTCATTTCTCTCATAACGGAATCAAG AAGCCAGTGATAGCTTATTCCCAGAAAACATGGAAGCTGGACTCTGGAGAGCCAATGCACTCTGAGAGCGGTTTCTGGAGAATGAAGCTTGATGGCTCCATTGAAGTTGTAATTGCTCAGAGCACCGGTCTTGTTGAAGTCCTG AAAGGAAAATATAATGAACAAGACAAAGTTGTGAAGCTTCAGAGTGAACTTGTGGCCAATGCTTCTAAG GTGAAAGAGATTATTCGAACTTTCAAGATAGCGGAAGACAAGATCTCATACAATGTTGAAATGGCGACTCTTCTCACCTGTCTTCAGACACATCTTACAGCATCTCTTAAGAAGCTGTGA
- the LOC124912286 gene encoding peroxynitrite isomerase Rv2717c isoform X2 translates to MASGLIHPAVAHLSSLLGTWRGEGEGGFPTIGSFKYGEEIHFSHNGIKPVIAYSQKTWKLDSGEPMHSESGFWRMKLDGSIEVVIAQSTGLVEVLKGKYNEQDKVVKLQSELVANASKVKEIIRTFKIAEDKISYNVEMATLLTCLQTHLTASLKKL, encoded by the exons ATGGCAAGCGGACTTATTCACCCCGCGGTGGCCCATCTTTCATCCTTGTTGGGAACATGGAGAGGCGAAGGAGAGGGAGGGTTTCCAACCATCGGCTCCTTCAAATACGGCGAAGAGATTCATTTCTCTCATAACGGAATCAAG CCAGTGATAGCTTATTCCCAGAAAACATGGAAGCTGGACTCTGGAGAGCCAATGCACTCTGAGAGCGGTTTCTGGAGAATGAAGCTTGATGGCTCCATTGAAGTTGTAATTGCTCAGAGCACCGGTCTTGTTGAAGTCCTG AAAGGAAAATATAATGAACAAGACAAAGTTGTGAAGCTTCAGAGTGAACTTGTGGCCAATGCTTCTAAG GTGAAAGAGATTATTCGAACTTTCAAGATAGCGGAAGACAAGATCTCATACAATGTTGAAATGGCGACTCTTCTCACCTGTCTTCAGACACATCTTACAGCATCTCTTAAGAAGCTGTGA